A genomic stretch from Corynebacterium terpenotabidum Y-11 includes:
- a CDS encoding MMPL family transporter, whose amino-acid sequence MTTTTDTVTGAAAAGTASAPPPPPGALARWGGLMARHMKPVLGVWLMLLIGLGAAAPSVFTSLAGAGWQANGSESVVVRDLAIEHFGGNASSAIQVVIHTDDGTIGDDATTAVIDEATDILAADDRIADIMPPTEGVTVSEDGATGILIAGAAADADDMVRLADDLADELTALGDSAAGIEVFPTGQSMLWSDFNHANHDAMMQAEMMSWPVTLLILVLAFGSLVAAGLPLMLTIAGLVTSAGALVLLNMVTPISVWAMNFALMFALALGIDYALFLVARFRDALRTATTPAEAVSVTYGTAGKAVLLSGVTVLISLSAVLLVPAPAVRTMAVGIMLAVVFVLAASFTLLPAVLGALGNKVNAVSLPFAKKQEHRSPLFARWAAGLRRRPLLAVVVSGAILVLACLPVFGLKVAMPSISVVPEDAPVREGYHLVQEAMGDGAPGMLQVIVDAADADTAAATAADIEGISAVTPAMPATDDSGLVMFQAVPTVDPSDEAMNGILADLRAELPDSALVGGAPAENIDLQTALDDWLPVIIGVILVLGFLLLLIALRAPLTALMGTVVSLLSTGAAFGMARLIFQEGHLSGVLGFEPQGFLDGWGPVFFFAMIFAVAMDYTVFLLATVKEYQEKTGDARLAVTEGMAHSGRIIFAAAAVMVAVFFTFALAEPLPPKEMGIILGVAVLLDALLVRLVLLPALMLLAGRAAWWSPAWLRRILPDISFSH is encoded by the coding sequence GTGACAACGACCACCGACACCGTCACCGGCGCAGCAGCCGCCGGTACCGCTTCCGCACCCCCGCCCCCGCCCGGCGCCCTCGCGCGCTGGGGCGGGCTGATGGCCCGACACATGAAACCCGTCCTCGGCGTCTGGCTGATGCTGCTCATCGGTCTCGGTGCCGCAGCCCCCTCGGTCTTCACCTCACTGGCAGGTGCCGGCTGGCAGGCGAACGGATCCGAGTCCGTCGTGGTCCGTGACCTGGCGATCGAGCACTTCGGCGGCAATGCCTCGTCGGCGATCCAGGTCGTCATCCACACCGACGACGGGACCATCGGGGACGACGCCACCACCGCCGTCATCGACGAGGCCACCGACATCCTCGCCGCCGATGACCGCATCGCCGACATCATGCCGCCCACCGAGGGCGTCACCGTCAGCGAGGACGGAGCCACCGGCATCCTCATCGCCGGGGCTGCCGCCGACGCCGACGACATGGTTCGCCTCGCCGATGACCTCGCCGATGAACTCACCGCACTAGGCGACTCCGCCGCCGGCATCGAGGTCTTCCCCACCGGCCAGTCGATGCTGTGGAGCGACTTCAACCACGCCAACCATGACGCGATGATGCAGGCCGAGATGATGTCCTGGCCGGTCACCCTGCTCATCCTCGTGCTCGCCTTCGGCAGCCTCGTCGCCGCCGGCCTGCCGCTGATGCTCACCATCGCCGGCCTCGTCACCTCCGCCGGTGCCCTGGTGCTGCTCAATATGGTCACCCCGATCTCGGTGTGGGCGATGAACTTCGCGCTGATGTTCGCCCTGGCCCTGGGCATCGACTACGCACTCTTCCTCGTCGCCCGGTTCCGTGACGCTCTGCGTACCGCCACCACACCGGCCGAGGCGGTCTCCGTGACCTACGGCACCGCAGGCAAGGCCGTGCTGCTCTCCGGGGTCACCGTGTTGATCAGTCTGTCCGCGGTACTGCTCGTGCCCGCCCCGGCGGTGCGCACCATGGCGGTGGGCATCATGCTCGCGGTCGTCTTCGTGCTCGCCGCGTCCTTCACCCTGTTGCCGGCAGTCCTCGGCGCACTGGGGAACAAGGTCAACGCCGTCTCCCTGCCGTTCGCGAAGAAGCAGGAGCACCGCTCCCCGCTGTTCGCGCGGTGGGCTGCCGGGCTGCGCCGTCGTCCGCTGCTCGCCGTCGTTGTCTCCGGTGCGATCCTGGTGCTCGCCTGCCTGCCGGTGTTCGGCCTGAAGGTCGCCATGCCGTCGATCTCCGTCGTCCCGGAGGACGCCCCGGTCCGTGAGGGCTACCACCTCGTGCAGGAAGCCATGGGTGACGGCGCGCCAGGCATGCTGCAGGTCATCGTGGATGCCGCGGACGCTGACACGGCTGCCGCCACCGCCGCGGACATCGAGGGCATTAGCGCGGTCACTCCCGCGATGCCCGCCACGGATGACTCCGGCCTGGTCATGTTCCAGGCGGTGCCCACCGTCGACCCCTCCGATGAGGCGATGAACGGCATCCTCGCGGACCTGCGCGCCGAACTGCCGGACTCCGCCCTGGTCGGCGGAGCCCCGGCGGAGAACATCGACCTGCAGACCGCGCTGGACGACTGGCTGCCGGTGATCATCGGCGTCATCCTCGTGCTCGGATTCCTGCTGCTGCTCATCGCCCTGCGCGCCCCGCTGACCGCCCTGATGGGTACCGTGGTGAGCCTGCTGTCGACCGGCGCCGCCTTCGGCATGGCCCGGCTGATCTTCCAGGAAGGGCACCTCTCCGGTGTGCTCGGCTTCGAGCCGCAGGGCTTCCTCGACGGCTGGGGTCCGGTGTTCTTCTTCGCCATGATCTTCGCCGTGGCGATGGACTACACGGTGTTCCTGCTGGCCACGGTGAAGGAGTACCAGGAGAAGACCGGCGATGCCCGACTCGCCGTGACCGAGGGTATGGCCCACTCGGGGCGGATCATCTTCGCCGCGGCGGCGGTGATGGTGGCAGTGTTCTTCACCTTCGCGCTGGCTGAGCCGCTGCCGCCGAAGGAGATGGGCATCATCCTCGGTGTCGCGGTGCTGCTGGACGCTCTGCTGGTCCGCCTGGTGCTGCTGCCGGCTCTGATGCTGCTGGCCGGACGCGCCGCCTGGTGGTCGCCGGCGTGGCTGCGCCGGATCCTGCCGGACATCTCCTTCTCGCACTGA
- a CDS encoding metal-sensitive transcriptional regulator, whose protein sequence is MKLPDDSTSAALARLKRARGQLSGVIDMLESGRDCQDVVTQLAAVSRALDRAGVKIISGGMRECIRSAERGESPELSEEQLEKMFLSLS, encoded by the coding sequence ATGAAACTCCCCGACGACTCAACCTCCGCAGCGCTCGCCCGCCTCAAGCGTGCTCGGGGCCAGCTGAGCGGCGTCATCGACATGCTCGAATCCGGCCGTGACTGCCAGGATGTAGTCACCCAGCTCGCCGCCGTGTCCCGGGCCCTGGACCGGGCGGGGGTGAAAATCATCTCGGGCGGTATGCGAGAATGCATCCGCTCCGCTGAACGCGGGGAAAGCCCCGAACTCTCCGAGGAACAGCTGGAGAAGATGTTCCTGTCACTGTCGTGA
- a CDS encoding cytochrome ubiquinol oxidase subunit I, protein MDVVDFSRWQFGITTVYHFIFVPLTIGLAPMVAAMQTFWHVTKKPAWYRATRFFGTVLLINFAMGVATGIVQEFQFGMNWSDYSRMVGDVFGGPLALEGLIAFFLESTFLGLWIFGAGRIPDWMHTASIWIVAVAVNLSAYFIIVANSFMQHPVGAVYNPDTGRAELTDIVALLTNPTALAAFPHAVAGALLTAGTFVLGITGWWMVRDHRARLALQKTGELPDATADAVDHPGDHPGDAVDHPGDMHRPAHRLAWWTTLVSAFALFFTGDTQAKLMFIQQPMKMAAAESLCHTETDPMFSVLTIGTHNNCDSVYHLIELPWVLPFLARGRLSGVTLEGVQDLQQQAELLYGPGNYSPNLFVTYWAFRAMIGLMAGSGILLAASWWFTRKGRVPTGRAGTIFSWICLIAIPTPFLANSAGWIFTEMGRQPWVVHPNPDSVGDPRTEMIRLTVDAGVSDHATWTVVVTLVGFTLLYAVLAVIWFWLIRRVILAGPPAEVGPNPAATVGARFGLSGGNADDDATEPVHFSTTQAAASTQPAASTTSDTHGKEC, encoded by the coding sequence ATGGATGTCGTCGACTTCTCACGGTGGCAGTTCGGTATCACCACCGTCTATCACTTCATCTTTGTCCCACTGACCATCGGCCTGGCCCCCATGGTGGCCGCCATGCAGACGTTCTGGCACGTCACGAAGAAGCCGGCGTGGTACCGCGCCACCCGCTTCTTCGGCACGGTCCTGCTCATCAACTTCGCCATGGGAGTCGCCACCGGCATCGTCCAGGAGTTCCAGTTCGGCATGAACTGGTCGGACTACTCCCGGATGGTCGGTGACGTCTTCGGCGGGCCACTGGCCCTCGAAGGCCTCATCGCCTTCTTCCTTGAATCCACCTTCCTCGGACTGTGGATCTTCGGCGCCGGGAGAATCCCCGACTGGATGCACACGGCGTCCATCTGGATCGTCGCCGTGGCGGTGAACCTCTCCGCCTACTTCATCATCGTCGCGAACTCCTTCATGCAGCACCCGGTCGGAGCGGTGTACAACCCGGACACCGGACGCGCCGAGCTCACCGATATCGTCGCCCTGCTGACCAACCCCACCGCCCTGGCCGCCTTCCCGCACGCCGTCGCCGGGGCCCTGCTCACCGCCGGCACCTTCGTCCTCGGCATCACCGGCTGGTGGATGGTCCGGGACCACCGCGCGCGCCTGGCCCTGCAGAAGACCGGGGAGCTGCCGGACGCGACCGCCGACGCCGTCGACCATCCGGGCGACCACCCGGGCGACGCCGTCGACCACCCGGGCGACATGCACCGCCCCGCCCACCGGCTGGCCTGGTGGACCACTCTGGTCTCCGCCTTCGCCCTGTTCTTCACCGGCGACACGCAGGCGAAGCTCATGTTCATCCAGCAGCCGATGAAGATGGCCGCCGCTGAATCCCTGTGCCACACCGAGACCGACCCGATGTTCTCCGTGCTCACCATCGGCACCCACAACAACTGTGACAGCGTCTACCACCTCATCGAGCTGCCTTGGGTACTGCCCTTCCTCGCCAGGGGAAGGCTCTCCGGGGTGACCCTGGAAGGTGTCCAGGATCTGCAGCAGCAGGCCGAGCTGCTCTACGGGCCCGGCAACTACTCCCCCAACCTCTTCGTCACCTACTGGGCCTTCCGCGCAATGATCGGCCTGATGGCAGGTTCCGGGATCCTCCTCGCCGCGAGCTGGTGGTTCACCAGGAAGGGACGCGTCCCCACCGGGCGCGCCGGCACGATCTTCAGCTGGATCTGCCTCATCGCAATCCCCACACCGTTCCTGGCGAACTCCGCCGGCTGGATCTTCACCGAAATGGGCCGCCAGCCCTGGGTCGTCCATCCGAACCCCGATTCCGTCGGCGACCCCCGCACGGAGATGATCCGACTCACCGTGGACGCCGGCGTCTCCGACCATGCGACCTGGACGGTCGTCGTCACCCTCGTCGGCTTCACCCTGCTCTACGCAGTCCTGGCGGTCATCTGGTTCTGGCTGATCCGGCGGGTGATCCTCGCCGGACCACCGGCGGAGGTCGGCCCGAACCCGGCGGCGACCGTCGGCGCACGGTTCGGCCTGTCCGGCGGGAACGCCGACGACGACGCCACCGAGCCGGTGCACTTCAGCACCACCCAGGCCGCCGCGTCCACCCAGCCCGCCGCGTCCACCACCTCAGACACCCACGGAAAGGAGTGCTGA
- a CDS encoding ABC transporter ATP-binding protein/permease, protein MSTGPVNQRLLSLSAPTRRWILVLAVVTALRTGALVASGVLLGTTAAAVITDHTGLADHRTALVWLTVLVIVQAVLAWAEQRNSHRAAVRATEDLRLRALDVLAHRDPRTVDRAHWRTLLTEGVDGLGPYLTGYLPALVSTALATPAVLLVVWFLDAGSALIAVITLPLIPVFMWLVGTLTAGRTEKRLATLGVLSDQLLDLVRGLPTLRALGRLDTPVAEVRRLSDRHRRSTMDVLRIAFLSSMVLEFLATLSIALVAVGIGLRLVDGSMTLAAGLTVLIIIPEVYTPVRQVGARFHDARDGIVAVDRILALLTEEDAAQDATQDTTQAVTQDADAVAEAPSGPGLTVAFHHLSATGRDGARPRDVTGTAQPGQITALTGPNGAGKSTALLALLGIATDGVSGSATVTDVTTGTVLTGPDLWNRTSYLPQHPVLDATAVGDTSGLSLGQRQRVAVAAELDRGRTTGRDLLLLDEPTAHLDTANARTMLDTLARRAADGATVIIASHDPLVTAAADHRIEVSS, encoded by the coding sequence ATGAGCACCGGCCCGGTCAATCAGCGTCTGCTGTCACTGTCCGCCCCGACCCGTCGATGGATCCTGGTCCTCGCGGTCGTGACGGCACTGCGCACCGGCGCCCTCGTGGCGTCCGGCGTCCTGCTCGGGACCACCGCGGCTGCCGTCATCACCGACCACACCGGCCTCGCCGACCACCGGACGGCACTGGTGTGGCTCACCGTGCTCGTCATCGTCCAGGCCGTCCTGGCGTGGGCGGAGCAGCGCAACAGTCACCGGGCCGCGGTCCGGGCGACCGAGGACCTGCGCCTCCGCGCCCTGGACGTCCTGGCGCACCGGGACCCGCGCACTGTGGACCGCGCCCACTGGCGCACCCTGCTCACCGAGGGTGTCGACGGGCTCGGCCCCTATCTCACCGGCTACCTACCGGCCCTGGTCTCCACCGCGCTGGCGACCCCTGCGGTCCTCCTCGTCGTCTGGTTCCTCGACGCCGGTTCCGCCCTCATCGCAGTGATCACCCTGCCGCTGATCCCGGTGTTCATGTGGCTCGTCGGCACCCTCACCGCCGGGCGGACCGAGAAGCGGCTCGCCACACTCGGCGTCCTGTCCGACCAGCTGCTCGACCTGGTCCGCGGACTGCCGACACTGCGGGCCCTCGGGCGCCTGGACACCCCGGTCGCCGAAGTGCGCCGATTGTCCGATCGGCACCGTCGCTCAACCATGGACGTGCTGCGGATCGCCTTCCTGTCCTCGATGGTGCTGGAATTCCTCGCGACCCTGTCCATCGCCCTGGTCGCCGTGGGTATCGGCCTCCGACTGGTCGACGGATCGATGACGCTGGCCGCCGGGCTGACGGTCCTCATCATCATCCCGGAGGTCTACACCCCGGTCCGTCAGGTCGGCGCAAGGTTCCATGACGCCCGGGACGGCATCGTCGCCGTCGACCGGATCCTCGCCCTGCTCACCGAGGAGGACGCCGCGCAGGACGCTACGCAGGACACCACACAAGCTGTCACGCAGGACGCCGATGCCGTTGCGGAGGCGCCCTCCGGCCCCGGGCTCACCGTCGCCTTCCACCACCTGTCTGCCACCGGACGCGACGGGGCGCGACCCCGCGACGTGACCGGCACCGCGCAGCCCGGGCAGATCACTGCGCTCACCGGACCCAACGGCGCAGGTAAATCCACGGCACTGCTCGCTCTGCTCGGCATCGCGACCGACGGGGTGTCCGGGTCTGCCACCGTCACCGACGTAACCACCGGCACCGTCCTGACCGGCCCGGACCTGTGGAACCGGACCTCCTACCTGCCCCAGCACCCGGTACTGGACGCCACCGCCGTCGGCGACACCTCCGGACTCTCCCTCGGCCAGCGGCAGCGCGTCGCCGTCGCCGCCGAACTCGACCGCGGGCGTACCACCGGCCGGGACCTGCTGCTGCTCGATGAGCCGACCGCGCACCTGGACACCGCCAACGCCCGGACCATGCTCGACACCCTGGCCCGGCGCGCCGCCGACGGAGCGACTGTCATCATCGCGTCCCACGACCCGCTCGTCACCGCCGCCGCCGACCACCGGATCGAGGTGTCCTCATGA
- the cydC gene encoding thiol reductant ABC exporter subunit CydC codes for MTRLRVRDLAGPVAAGTMTLLSSLTLTVVSAWLITRAWQMPPVMDLTVAVTAVRALGISRAAFRYTDRLASHQVALRRAADARVDAYRTLAAAPASRTATLGRGELVTRLTDDIDAVADVIVRSLVPALVALVTGVAAIGFTAVLSVPAALVLTGGLLIAGVAAPWAVARSVRLAEEHRATAAQRYATAVDRVLSGSAALRVRGTLPAALSDAGDAARGLTAAAGAGAPARATGAGLSVFASAATVVGVLAVAIVGYTDAGASHSPQWFGVLVLLATAAFEATSALPGAAEAATRAAGARTRLATLTASGADDAPTADCPVDDTPHLRATGLSYGRDRVLGTVDLDLPAGTRHTVTAPSGTGKTTLLLTLAGLLPPLAGEVTLDGVPVTAVDPEQLHRRVAYLPGDAHLFATTVRDNLAVGAPEAPDALMLSTLDAVGLRDWVDELPEGLSTVLTDGAESLSGGQRRRLLLARMLLTDAPVLLLDEPFEHLDVAGTAELEQLLASPELPGARPTRTLVIVRHPR; via the coding sequence ATGACCAGACTGCGCGTCCGTGACCTCGCCGGACCGGTCGCCGCCGGGACGATGACGCTGCTCTCGTCCCTCACCCTCACCGTGGTCTCCGCATGGCTCATCACCCGGGCCTGGCAGATGCCGCCGGTGATGGACCTCACCGTCGCCGTCACCGCGGTGCGTGCCCTGGGTATCTCCCGGGCCGCCTTCCGGTACACCGACCGGCTCGCGTCCCACCAGGTGGCGCTGCGCCGCGCCGCGGATGCCCGGGTCGACGCCTACCGGACGCTCGCCGCCGCCCCGGCGTCCCGCACGGCGACACTGGGACGCGGTGAACTCGTCACCCGGCTCACCGATGACATCGACGCCGTCGCCGACGTCATCGTCCGGTCCCTCGTCCCCGCCCTCGTCGCCCTGGTCACCGGGGTTGCCGCCATCGGCTTCACCGCTGTCCTGTCGGTCCCCGCCGCGCTCGTCCTGACCGGTGGGCTGCTCATCGCCGGGGTCGCCGCACCGTGGGCTGTCGCGCGCTCGGTCCGCCTCGCTGAGGAGCACCGGGCCACCGCCGCCCAGCGCTACGCCACCGCCGTTGACCGGGTGCTCTCCGGGTCCGCCGCCCTGCGGGTGCGCGGTACCTTGCCCGCCGCCCTGTCGGACGCCGGGGACGCCGCCCGTGGGCTCACCGCCGCCGCCGGTGCCGGGGCGCCGGCGCGGGCCACCGGTGCCGGGTTGTCCGTGTTCGCCTCCGCCGCGACCGTGGTCGGCGTCCTCGCTGTGGCGATCGTCGGGTACACCGATGCCGGAGCCTCGCACTCCCCGCAGTGGTTCGGCGTGCTCGTCCTGCTGGCCACCGCCGCATTCGAGGCCACCTCAGCACTCCCCGGAGCTGCCGAGGCCGCGACCCGCGCCGCCGGTGCCCGGACGCGACTTGCCACCCTGACGGCGTCCGGCGCCGATGATGCCCCGACCGCCGACTGCCCGGTCGATGATACCCCGCACCTGCGCGCCACCGGCCTGTCCTACGGCCGGGACCGGGTGCTCGGCACCGTGGATCTCGACCTGCCCGCCGGAACGCGGCACACTGTGACCGCACCGTCCGGGACGGGGAAGACCACCCTGCTGCTGACGCTGGCCGGACTGCTGCCGCCGCTGGCCGGTGAGGTCACGCTCGACGGAGTGCCGGTGACCGCAGTCGACCCGGAACAGCTGCACCGCCGGGTCGCCTACCTGCCCGGCGATGCCCACCTCTTCGCCACCACCGTGCGGGACAACCTCGCCGTCGGTGCGCCGGAGGCCCCCGATGCGCTGATGCTGTCCACCCTCGACGCGGTCGGACTGCGGGACTGGGTGGACGAGTTGCCCGAGGGGCTGTCCACGGTGCTGACCGACGGGGCGGAGAGCCTGTCCGGTGGGCAGCGGAGGCGACTGCTGCTCGCCCGGATGCTGCTGACGGATGCGCCGGTCCTGCTGCTCGACGAACCGTTCGAGCACCTCGACGTCGCGGGGACGGCCGAGTTGGAACAGCTGCTGGCGTCCCCGGAGCTGCCGGGCGCGCGACCGACGCGGACCCTCGTTATCGTCCGGCACCCTCGCTAG
- the cydB gene encoding cytochrome d ubiquinol oxidase subunit II, which translates to MSALDLPVVWFILVTVLFAGYFLLEGFDFGVGMLLPFAGRRKDAVSSDAARTGLVRTIGPVWDGNEVWLITAGGALFAAFPGWYAALFSGFYLPLFLILVALILRAVGLEWRGKVDTLTWRRRCDLTVTISSWMPPVLWGVAFANLVRGVPVDADQNMDSGLSTLIGLLNPYALLGAATVTCLFLLHGLSFLRLRTAGHLRDATTGLIVPVSVAAAVTGASFTVWTQLEYGKDWTWVVTVTAVVGVLTAVVAMRRDRDGLAFLATAVAVVSATVLLFGSLYPWLMPTTLADGVGLDIRNASSADYTLTVMTWAALFLVPFVVAYQVWTYWVFRKRITASPVTTAGTGAEAGPNTATGVGTRP; encoded by the coding sequence ATGTCCGCCCTCGATCTCCCCGTCGTCTGGTTCATCCTCGTCACCGTGCTCTTCGCCGGATACTTCCTGCTGGAAGGGTTCGACTTCGGCGTCGGCATGCTCCTGCCCTTCGCCGGACGCCGGAAGGACGCCGTCTCCTCCGACGCCGCCCGCACCGGCCTGGTCCGCACCATCGGCCCAGTCTGGGACGGCAACGAAGTGTGGCTCATCACCGCCGGCGGTGCCTTGTTCGCCGCCTTCCCCGGCTGGTACGCCGCCCTGTTTTCCGGGTTCTACCTGCCGTTGTTCCTCATCCTCGTCGCCCTCATCCTCCGCGCCGTCGGCCTGGAATGGCGGGGCAAGGTCGACACCCTCACCTGGCGGCGCCGCTGTGACCTCACCGTCACTATCTCCTCCTGGATGCCCCCGGTGCTGTGGGGTGTGGCCTTCGCCAACCTCGTCCGCGGCGTGCCGGTGGACGCCGACCAGAACATGGACAGCGGTCTGTCCACCCTGATCGGCCTGCTCAATCCCTATGCCCTGCTCGGCGCGGCCACCGTCACCTGCCTGTTCCTGCTGCACGGCCTGAGCTTCCTGCGGCTGCGCACGGCCGGTCACCTGCGGGACGCCACCACCGGCCTGATCGTCCCGGTCTCCGTGGCCGCCGCGGTCACCGGAGCGTCCTTCACCGTGTGGACGCAGCTGGAATACGGCAAGGACTGGACATGGGTCGTCACCGTCACGGCCGTGGTCGGCGTCCTCACCGCAGTCGTGGCGATGCGCCGCGACCGGGACGGACTGGCCTTCCTCGCCACCGCCGTCGCCGTGGTCAGTGCCACGGTGCTGCTGTTCGGGTCGCTCTACCCGTGGCTGATGCCCACCACCCTGGCCGACGGAGTGGGGCTGGACATCCGCAACGCCTCCTCGGCGGACTACACGCTGACCGTGATGACCTGGGCTGCACTGTTCCTCGTGCCCTTCGTCGTCGCCTACCAGGTGTGGACCTACTGGGTGTTCCGGAAGCGGATTACCGCCTCACCGGTCACTACCGCCGGGACCGGCGCAGAGGCCGGGCCAAACACAGCGACAGGGGTCGGGACACGGCCATGA
- a CDS encoding SDR family oxidoreductase translates to MTAENQNTHRRLAVVTGASAGIGEATAVALAVDGWDVVLAARRPEKLDAVAARIATAAPDATTHVLPVDVTDRASVDALAATVAGIRASGGLDLLVNNAGGARGLDSVLDGDVEDWRWMYEANVIGTLQVTQALFGALAKGTAPQVINIVSIAGRWGYRGGAGYNAAKFGETALSDVMRIEFAEAGVRVCQIDPGRVATEFSLNRFKGDATKADAVYRDVLNLQADDIAETVRWVADRPAHMDVDTVMIRPTDQNIKA, encoded by the coding sequence ATGACTGCTGAGAACCAGAACACCCACCGCCGCCTCGCCGTCGTCACCGGGGCCTCCGCCGGCATCGGTGAAGCCACCGCCGTCGCCCTCGCCGTCGACGGGTGGGACGTCGTCCTCGCCGCGCGGCGTCCGGAGAAGCTCGACGCGGTGGCCGCACGCATCGCCACGGCCGCGCCGGACGCGACGACCCACGTCCTCCCGGTCGATGTCACCGACCGTGCCTCGGTGGATGCCCTGGCCGCCACCGTCGCCGGAATCAGGGCGTCCGGCGGCCTGGATCTGCTGGTCAACAATGCCGGTGGGGCCCGTGGTCTCGACTCGGTGCTTGACGGCGATGTCGAGGACTGGCGCTGGATGTACGAGGCGAACGTCATCGGCACCCTCCAGGTCACCCAGGCCCTGTTCGGTGCGCTGGCGAAGGGGACCGCACCGCAGGTCATCAATATCGTGTCCATCGCCGGACGCTGGGGCTACCGGGGCGGGGCGGGCTACAACGCCGCGAAGTTCGGTGAGACCGCGCTGAGCGATGTCATGCGCATCGAGTTCGCCGAGGCCGGGGTGCGCGTCTGCCAGATTGACCCGGGCCGGGTGGCGACCGAGTTCAGCCTCAACCGCTTCAAGGGGGACGCTACGAAGGCGGACGCGGTGTACCGGGATGTGCTGAACCTGCAGGCCGACGATATCGCGGAGACGGTGCGCTGGGTTGCCGACCGGCCCGCGCACATGGACGTCGACACGGTGATGATCCGGCCGACCGACCAGAACATCAAGGCCTAG